The Methanocaldococcus jannaschii DSM 2661 genome has a segment encoding these proteins:
- the ribB gene encoding 3,4-dihydroxy-2-butanone-4-phosphate synthase: MNNVEKAIEALKKGEIILVYDSDEREGETDMVVASQFITPEHIRIMRKDAGGLICTALHPDICNKLGIPFMVDILEFASQKFKVLRELYPNDIPYDEKSSFSITINHRKTFTGITDNDRAFTIKKLAELVKEGRFNDFGKEFRSPGHVTLLRAAEGLVKNRQGHTEMTVALAELANLVPITTICEMMGDDGNAMSKNETKRYAEKHNLIYLSGEEIINYYLDKYLKD; encoded by the coding sequence ATGAATAATGTAGAAAAAGCCATAGAAGCATTAAAAAAAGGAGAAATAATTTTAGTTTATGACTCAGATGAGAGAGAAGGAGAAACGGACATGGTTGTTGCCTCCCAATTTATAACTCCAGAGCATATAAGGATAATGAGGAAAGACGCTGGAGGATTGATTTGCACAGCTTTACATCCGGATATATGCAATAAATTAGGAATTCCATTCATGGTTGATATATTAGAATTTGCATCTCAAAAATTTAAAGTATTGAGGGAGCTTTATCCAAATGACATTCCTTATGATGAAAAATCATCTTTCTCAATTACAATAAACCACAGAAAGACATTTACTGGAATTACAGATAATGATAGGGCATTTACAATAAAAAAATTGGCTGAATTGGTTAAAGAAGGAAGATTTAATGACTTTGGAAAGGAATTTAGAAGTCCTGGACATGTAACTCTATTGAGGGCAGCAGAAGGTTTAGTTAAAAATAGGCAAGGACACACTGAAATGACTGTAGCTTTGGCAGAGCTGGCCAATTTAGTGCCTATAACCACAATATGTGAAATGATGGGCGATGATGGAAATGCTATGAGCAAAAATGAAACAAAAAGATATGCTGAAAAACATAATTTAATTTATTTAAGTGGAGAGGAGATAATTAACTATTATTTGGATAAATATTTAAAAGATTAA
- a CDS encoding 50S ribosomal protein L31e: MMEERIYTIPLRDVINKSVRTKRAPRAIKKIKQFLKRHMKAEIVKIDNELNEKIWERGIQKPPARVRVKAVKEGNVVIATLAE, encoded by the coding sequence ATGATGGAAGAGAGAATATACACAATCCCATTGAGAGATGTTATAAACAAATCAGTTAGAACAAAAAGAGCTCCAAGAGCTATAAAGAAGATAAAACAGTTTTTAAAGAGACACATGAAAGCTGAGATTGTTAAAATTGACAATGAGTTAAATGAAAAGATTTGGGAGAGAGGTATTCAAAAACCACCAGCAAGAGTTAGAGTTAAGGCAGTTAAAGAAGGAAATGTTGTTATAGCTACACTTGCAGAGTAA
- the mfnA gene encoding tyrosine decarboxylase MfnA, whose protein sequence is MQEKGVSEKEILEELKKYRSLDLKYEDGNIFGSMCSNVLPITRKIVDIFLETNLGDPGLFKGTKLLEEKAVALLGSLLNNKDAYGHIVSGGTEANLMALRCIKNIWREKRRKGLSKNEHPKIIVPITAHFSFEKGREMMDLEYIYAPIKEDYTIDEKFVKDAVEDYDVDGIIGIAGTTELGTIDNIEELSKIAKENNIYIHVDAAFGGLVIPFLDDKYKKKGVNYKFDFSLGVDSITIDPHKMGHCPIPSGGILFKDIGYKRYLDVDAPYLTETRQATILGTRVGFGGACTYAVLRYLGREGQRKIVNECMENTLYLYKKLKENNFKPVIEPILNIVAIEDEDYKEVCKKLRDRGIYVSVCNCVKALRIVVMPHIKREHIDNFIEILNSIKRD, encoded by the coding sequence ATGCAGGAAAAAGGTGTTAGTGAGAAAGAAATTTTAGAGGAATTGAAAAAATATAGGAGTTTGGATTTAAAGTATGAAGATGGAAATATTTTCGGTTCAATGTGTTCCAATGTATTACCAATAACAAGAAAAATTGTAGATATCTTCTTAGAAACAAACTTGGGAGACCCTGGACTATTTAAAGGGACTAAATTGTTAGAAGAAAAAGCTGTGGCTTTATTGGGTTCTTTGTTAAATAACAAAGATGCCTATGGACATATAGTTAGTGGAGGGACTGAAGCCAACTTAATGGCTTTAAGATGCATAAAAAATATATGGAGGGAAAAAAGGAGAAAGGGCTTATCAAAAAATGAACATCCAAAGATTATCGTTCCAATAACTGCCCATTTCTCATTCGAAAAAGGAAGAGAAATGATGGACTTAGAGTATATCTATGCCCCAATTAAAGAAGATTATACAATAGATGAGAAATTCGTTAAAGATGCCGTAGAGGATTATGATGTAGATGGCATTATAGGAATTGCTGGAACAACAGAGCTTGGAACTATTGACAACATAGAGGAGCTAAGTAAAATAGCAAAAGAAAACAACATTTATATCCATGTAGATGCGGCATTTGGAGGCTTAGTAATTCCATTTTTAGATGATAAATATAAGAAAAAAGGAGTAAATTATAAATTTGACTTTTCTTTGGGAGTTGATTCTATAACCATAGACCCCCATAAAATGGGGCACTGCCCAATCCCAAGTGGAGGGATTCTATTTAAAGATATAGGTTATAAAAGATATTTGGATGTTGATGCCCCTTATTTAACTGAAACAAGACAGGCAACAATCTTAGGAACAAGGGTTGGATTCGGAGGAGCCTGCACTTATGCAGTTTTAAGATATTTAGGTAGAGAGGGACAGCGAAAAATTGTTAATGAATGTATGGAAAACACCCTTTATCTTTACAAAAAATTGAAGGAAAATAATTTTAAACCAGTCATTGAACCAATATTAAATATTGTTGCAATTGAAGATGAAGATTATAAAGAAGTCTGCAAAAAACTTAGAGATAGAGGCATTTACGTTTCAGTTTGCAATTGTGTTAAAGCTTTGAGAATCGTTGTTATGCCACATATTAAGAGGGAGCATATAGATAATTTTATCGAAATATTGAATAGTATTAAAAGGGATTGA
- a CDS encoding translation initiation factor IF-6, giving the protein MIIRKYFSGIPTIGVLALTTEEITLLPIFLDKDDVNEVSEVLETKCLQTNIGGSSLVGSLSVANKYGLLLPKIVEDEELDRIKNFLKENNLDLNVEIIKSKNTALGNLILTNDKGALISPELKDFKKDIEDSLNVEVEIGTIAELPTVGSNAVVTNKGCLTHPLVEDDELEFLKSLFKVEYIGKGTANKGTTSVGACIIANSKGAVVGGDTTGPELLIIEDALGLI; this is encoded by the coding sequence ATGATTATAAGAAAATACTTCTCAGGAATTCCCACAATTGGTGTATTGGCATTAACAACTGAAGAAATAACTCTATTACCAATTTTTCTTGACAAAGATGATGTTAATGAAGTATCTGAGGTTTTAGAAACAAAATGCCTCCAAACTAATATTGGAGGCAGTTCATTAGTTGGTTCTTTATCAGTAGCAAATAAATATGGGCTATTACTACCAAAAATAGTTGAAGATGAAGAATTAGATAGAATAAAAAATTTCCTAAAAGAAAATAATTTAGATTTAAATGTTGAGATTATAAAATCAAAAAACACGGCTTTAGGTAACTTAATATTAACAAATGACAAAGGAGCTTTAATATCTCCTGAACTAAAAGATTTTAAGAAGGATATTGAAGATTCCTTAAATGTTGAGGTTGAGATTGGCACTATTGCTGAACTTCCAACCGTTGGAAGTAATGCCGTTGTAACAAACAAAGGCTGTTTGACCCATCCTTTAGTGGAAGATGATGAACTTGAATTCTTAAAAAGCTTGTTCAAAGTGGAATATATTGGTAAAGGAACAGCAAATAAAGGAACCACTTCAGTTGGAGCTTGCATTATAGCAAACTCCAAAGGAGCTGTAGTTGGTGGAGACACAACAGGGCCTGAGCTTTTAATCATTGAAGATGCTTTAGGCCTGATTTAA
- the pth2 gene encoding aminoacyl-tRNA hydrolase — MKMVVVIRNDLGMGKGKMVAQGGHAIIEAFLDAKRKNPRAVDEWLREGQKKVVVKVNSEKELIDIYNKARSEGLPCSIIRDAGHTQLEPGTLTAVAIGPEKDEKIDKITGHLKLL, encoded by the coding sequence ATGAAGATGGTTGTAGTAATAAGGAACGATTTAGGTATGGGAAAGGGAAAGATGGTAGCTCAGGGAGGACATGCAATAATAGAGGCTTTCTTAGATGCTAAAAGGAAAAATCCAAGGGCTGTTGATGAATGGTTGAGAGAAGGACAGAAAAAGGTAGTGGTTAAAGTAAATTCTGAAAAAGAGTTGATAGATATTTACAACAAAGCAAGAAGTGAAGGATTGCCGTGCTCAATCATTAGAGATGCAGGACATACACAATTAGAGCCAGGAACTTTGACAGCTGTAGCCATAGGCCCTGAGAAAGATGAGAAAATAGATAAAATAACAGGACATTTAAAACTTTTATAA
- a CDS encoding selenouridine synthase SelU-like subunit — protein sequence MDEGILARLITFTEDVVLCIVLNDGRKMITNGKKILAGKIEGELASFILSASKEFLEDKKVGVKKFKDYDIYFERIDINKFLKSIGGEFVKNTITVSELLELIKKEDVIIVDTRSPREFKEETLPGAINIPLFLDDEHALIGKTYKQESREKAIEIATDIVEKSLKRILNEAKKLDRDKLIVVFCARGGMRSQTMALILQLLGFKVKRLIGGFKAFKHAVDK from the coding sequence ATGGACGAGGGAATTTTAGCTCGGCTAATAACCTTTACAGAGGATGTTGTTTTATGTATTGTTTTAAATGATGGGAGGAAGATGATAACTAATGGTAAAAAAATATTGGCTGGAAAAATTGAAGGAGAGCTTGCTTCTTTTATATTATCTGCCTCTAAAGAATTTTTAGAAGATAAAAAGGTCGGTGTAAAAAAATTTAAAGATTACGACATATACTTTGAAAGAATAGATATCAACAAGTTTTTAAAATCCATTGGGGGAGAATTTGTTAAAAATACAATAACTGTTAGTGAGTTGTTAGAGTTGATAAAAAAAGAGGATGTTATTATTGTAGATACAAGAAGTCCAAGAGAATTTAAGGAGGAAACACTCCCTGGAGCTATAAACATTCCACTATTTTTGGATGATGAGCATGCATTAATTGGAAAGACCTACAAGCAGGAAAGTAGAGAAAAAGCTATAGAAATAGCAACAGATATTGTTGAGAAAAGCTTAAAAAGAATTTTAAATGAAGCAAAAAAACTTGATAGGGATAAGTTAATTGTTGTTTTCTGTGCAAGAGGAGGGATGAGGAGTCAAACAATGGCTTTAATTTTACAACTATTGGGTTTTAAAGTTAAAAGATTAATAGGTGGCTTTAAAGCGTTTAAGCATGCAGTAGATAAATAA
- a CDS encoding isopentenyl phosphate kinase encodes MLTILKLGGSILSDKNVPYSIKWDNLERIAMEIKNALDYYKNQNKEIKLILVHGGGAFGHPVAKKYLKIEDGKKIFINMEKGFWEIQRAMRRFNNIIIDTLQSYDIPAVSIQPSSFVVFGDKLIFDTSAIKEMLKRNLVPVIHGDIVIDDKNGYRIISGDDIVPYLANELKADLILYATDVDGVLIDNKPIKRIDKNNIYKILNYLSGSNSIDVTGGMKYKIDMIRKNKCRGFVFNGNKANNIYKALLGEVEGTEIDFSE; translated from the coding sequence ATGCTAACCATATTAAAATTAGGAGGGAGTATTTTATCAGATAAAAATGTTCCATACTCAATAAAATGGGACAACTTGGAGAGAATAGCAATGGAGATAAAAAACGCCTTGGATTATTATAAAAACCAAAATAAAGAGATAAAATTAATACTCGTCCATGGAGGAGGAGCTTTTGGTCATCCAGTAGCTAAAAAATACTTAAAAATTGAAGATGGCAAAAAAATATTTATAAACATGGAGAAAGGATTTTGGGAAATTCAAAGAGCAATGAGAAGATTTAACAACATCATTATAGACACTCTACAGAGCTATGACATCCCAGCTGTTTCTATACAACCATCTTCGTTTGTCGTTTTTGGGGATAAGTTAATTTTTGATACCTCTGCTATAAAAGAGATGCTTAAAAGGAATTTAGTTCCAGTTATTCATGGAGATATTGTAATTGATGATAAAAACGGCTATAGAATAATTTCTGGAGATGACATAGTTCCATATTTGGCAAATGAATTAAAAGCTGATTTAATTCTCTATGCTACAGATGTTGATGGTGTTTTAATAGATAATAAGCCAATAAAGAGGATTGATAAAAATAATATCTATAAAATTTTGAATTATTTAAGTGGTTCTAATAGTATAGATGTTACTGGTGGAATGAAGTATAAGATAGACATGATTAGGAAAAATAAGTGTAGAGGTTTTGTATTTAATGGAAATAAAGCTAATAATATATACAAAGCTTTATTGGGGGAGGTTGAAGGAACAGAAATTGATTTTTCAGAATAA
- a CDS encoding methanogenesis marker 8 protein — MDRHVMEALGKARVVVENGRVVEVTEPKIKYCPLFAKHRGIKEITKESIKENIEFRIKDFGLFTKNRVVEESRYIVPFGASEILMSALKRKAIDVAVIVADCAGTIITSNPNLVQGLCGRISGIIETSPILEVIEKIEKAGGVVLNKKTAEINQFEGVKKAIELDYKKIAVTVTNLEDAKRCKSLENDEIKILTFGVHLTGIEGSEEIAKYFDLVTACASKVLREKLKGKIKAQIGKTIPIFALSDFGKEILLERAKDLDKVLISIENLPVLNDNQPKPLI, encoded by the coding sequence ATGGATAGACATGTAATGGAGGCATTAGGAAAGGCAAGAGTTGTTGTTGAAAATGGCAGAGTTGTTGAAGTTACAGAACCAAAAATAAAATACTGCCCATTGTTTGCTAAGCATAGAGGAATAAAGGAGATAACAAAAGAGAGCATAAAAGAAAACATAGAATTTAGGATAAAGGATTTTGGGCTATTTACAAAAAATAGAGTTGTTGAAGAAAGTAGATATATAGTTCCTTTTGGAGCTTCAGAGATTTTAATGAGTGCTTTAAAGAGAAAAGCTATAGATGTTGCTGTTATAGTGGCTGATTGTGCTGGGACTATTATAACTTCAAATCCAAATTTAGTTCAAGGTCTCTGTGGGAGAATCTCTGGAATAATAGAGACCTCTCCCATTTTAGAGGTTATAGAAAAGATTGAAAAAGCTGGAGGGGTTGTTTTAAATAAAAAAACTGCTGAAATAAATCAGTTTGAAGGTGTTAAAAAAGCTATTGAGTTGGATTATAAAAAAATAGCTGTTACTGTAACAAACTTAGAAGATGCTAAAAGATGCAAATCATTAGAAAATGATGAGATAAAGATATTAACATTTGGTGTTCATTTAACTGGAATTGAGGGAAGTGAAGAAATAGCCAAATACTTTGATTTAGTAACTGCATGTGCATCAAAGGTTTTAAGGGAAAAATTAAAAGGCAAGATAAAAGCACAGATTGGAAAAACTATACCGATATTTGCATTATCTGATTTTGGAAAAGAGATTTTATTGGAGAGAGCTAAAGATTTAGATAAGGTATTAATAAGTATTGAGAACTTGCCAGTATTAAATGATAATCAGCCAAAGCCCTTGATTTAG
- a CDS encoding selenouridine synthase SelU-like subunit has translation MIIFGLFGKTGCGKTEILNELKKHHPVIDIEEIARTRGSILGDLYHLSMRSQEEFDYLINKEIEKAKKFGYAVVEYEGRKIGGEKKLKIPELLADIKNYTYKILIDCPYECQINRLVSIYKPKNEKEKEILINKFLILKESFKKPEMIEAVDNIIELIKQDKYYEAAKLIEEKLYREHYMRNVKKIKPDLIVYNEDVKKSAKIIDEFIKKKLKEHNLI, from the coding sequence ATGATTATCTTCGGATTATTTGGAAAAACAGGATGTGGAAAGACAGAAATATTAAATGAATTAAAGAAACATCATCCTGTAATAGATATTGAAGAAATTGCAAGAACAAGAGGGAGTATTTTAGGGGATTTATATCACTTAAGTATGAGAAGCCAGGAAGAGTTTGACTATCTAATAAATAAAGAAATTGAAAAGGCTAAAAAATTTGGTTATGCAGTGGTTGAATATGAGGGAAGGAAGATTGGTGGAGAGAAAAAGCTAAAAATTCCTGAGTTGTTGGCTGATATTAAAAACTATACTTACAAAATCTTAATTGACTGTCCTTATGAATGCCAGATAAACAGATTAGTCTCCATTTATAAGCCAAAAAATGAAAAAGAGAAAGAAATTTTGATAAACAAATTTTTAATATTAAAGGAGAGTTTTAAAAAGCCAGAGATGATTGAAGCAGTTGATAACATCATTGAACTCATAAAACAAGACAAATACTATGAAGCAGCAAAATTAATTGAAGAAAAACTTTATAGAGAACATTATATGAGAAATGTGAAAAAGATAAAGCCAGATTTAATTGTTTATAATGAGGATGTTAAAAAATCAGCTAAAATAATTGATGAATTTATTAAGAAAAAATTAAAGGAGCATAATTTAATTTAA
- a CDS encoding MBL fold metallo-hydrolase, with protein MEIIFRGAALEVGRSCIEIKTDKSKILLDCGVKLGKEIEYPILDNSIRDVDKVFISHAHLDHSGALPVLFHRKMDVPVITTELSKKLIKVLLKDMVKIAETENKKIPYNNHDVKEAIRHTIPLNYNDKKYYKDFSYELFSAGHIPGSASILLNYQNNKTILYTGDVKLRDTRLTKGADLSYTKDDIDILIIESTYGNSIHPDRKAVELSFIEKIKEILFRGGVALIPVFAVDRAQEILLILNDYNIDAPIYLDGMAVEVTKLMLNYKHMLNESSQLEKALKNVKIIEKSEDRIKAIENLSKNGGIVVTTAGMLDGGPILYYLKLFMHNPKNALLLTGYQVRDSNGRHLIETGKIFIGKDEIKPNLEVCMYNFSCHAGMDELHEIIKKVNPELLIIQHGEEVQATILRNWALEHGFDAITPKLGEKIRI; from the coding sequence ATGGAAATTATATTTAGAGGAGCGGCGTTAGAAGTTGGAAGAAGTTGTATAGAAATAAAAACTGATAAAAGCAAAATACTATTAGATTGTGGGGTTAAGCTTGGAAAAGAAATAGAATATCCTATATTGGACAACTCCATAAGAGATGTTGATAAAGTTTTTATCTCACATGCCCATTTAGACCATTCAGGGGCTTTACCAGTCCTATTTCATAGGAAGATGGATGTTCCAGTAATTACAACAGAATTATCAAAAAAATTAATTAAGGTTTTATTAAAAGATATGGTAAAAATAGCTGAAACAGAAAATAAAAAAATCCCCTACAACAACCATGATGTAAAAGAAGCTATAAGGCATACAATCCCATTAAATTACAACGATAAAAAATACTACAAAGATTTTTCCTATGAATTGTTTAGTGCTGGGCATATTCCAGGAAGTGCATCCATATTATTAAATTACCAAAATAACAAAACCATCTTATACACTGGGGATGTAAAGTTGAGGGACACAAGATTAACCAAAGGAGCTGATTTAAGCTATACAAAGGATGATATTGATATCTTAATTATAGAATCAACTTATGGAAACAGCATACACCCAGATAGAAAAGCCGTAGAGTTGAGTTTTATAGAAAAGATAAAAGAGATTTTATTTAGGGGAGGAGTTGCTTTAATTCCGGTCTTTGCTGTTGATAGAGCTCAGGAAATATTATTAATTTTAAATGACTACAACATAGATGCTCCAATTTACTTAGATGGAATGGCTGTAGAAGTTACAAAGTTAATGCTAAACTATAAACATATGCTAAATGAATCGTCTCAATTAGAAAAAGCTCTAAAAAATGTTAAAATAATTGAAAAATCAGAGGACAGGATTAAAGCAATCGAAAACTTATCAAAAAATGGAGGAATTGTTGTAACAACTGCAGGAATGTTAGATGGAGGGCCTATACTGTATTATCTAAAATTATTCATGCATAATCCTAAAAATGCCTTATTATTAACTGGTTACCAAGTTAGAGACTCCAATGGAAGACATTTAATTGAAACTGGAAAGATATTTATTGGAAAAGATGAAATTAAGCCAAACTTAGAAGTTTGCATGTATAACTTCTCATGCCACGCTGGGATGGATGAGCTACATGAGATAATTAAAAAAGTCAATCCTGAGCTATTAATTATACAACATGGAGAGGAAGTTCAGGCAACAATTTTAAGAAACTGGGCGTTAGAACATGGATTTGATGCAATAACTCCAAAATTAGGAGAAAAAATAAGAATCTAA
- a CDS encoding RlmF-related methyltransferase — MLGLKIEDAIKYNEKLKKYVYKKGDKLRINFKDKEALIEYNKTVLKVLFDLDIEFHKNGLIPTPINRYLFIKSTFETLKELGIEKPTVLEIGTGHSAIISLLIKKFYNAEVYATEVDEEFIDFAKRNIEKNKLDIKIINSKGRAIEGIEELKDKKFDLIISYPPFYSKNSVASGRKFGGALAKNVELIGGGKFGEEFSFKIIEEGINFLNKKGVISLMMPKKPEKRRELIIKKMKEVGLDVEVDEIKTGNRLRYIIKGIKG, encoded by the coding sequence ATGTTGGGATTAAAGATTGAAGATGCTATAAAATACAATGAAAAATTAAAAAAGTATGTTTATAAAAAAGGAGATAAGCTTAGAATTAACTTTAAAGACAAAGAGGCGTTAATAGAATATAACAAAACAGTTTTGAAAGTTTTATTTGATTTGGATATAGAATTTCATAAAAATGGATTAATCCCTACACCAATAAACAGATATCTCTTTATAAAATCCACTTTTGAAACTTTAAAGGAGCTTGGTATAGAAAAACCAACTGTTTTAGAGATTGGGACTGGGCACTCTGCCATAATCTCCTTATTAATAAAAAAATTTTATAATGCTGAAGTTTATGCCACTGAGGTTGATGAAGAATTTATAGATTTTGCTAAAAGAAACATAGAGAAAAATAAGTTAGATATAAAGATTATAAACTCTAAGGGTAGAGCTATTGAAGGCATTGAAGAGCTTAAAGATAAAAAATTCGATTTAATTATTTCTTATCCTCCTTTCTATTCAAAAAATTCAGTAGCAAGTGGAAGAAAGTTTGGGGGGGCTTTAGCTAAAAATGTTGAGCTAATTGGTGGAGGAAAATTTGGAGAGGAATTTTCATTTAAAATAATTGAGGAGGGAATCAACTTTTTAAATAAAAAAGGAGTTATCTCTTTAATGATGCCAAAGAAACCAGAAAAAAGAAGAGAGCTTATAATTAAAAAGATGAAAGAAGTTGGATTAGATGTTGAGGTTGATGAAATTAAAACTGGAAATAGGTTGAGATATATTATTAAGGGAATAAAAGGGTGA
- the ribK gene encoding CTP-dependent riboflavin kinase — MIIEGEVVSGLGEGRYFLSLPPYKEIFKKILGFEPYEGTLNLKLDREFDINKFKYIETEDFEFNGKRFFGVKVLPIKILIGNKKIDGAIVVPKKTYHSSEIIEIIAPMKLREQFNLKDGDVIKILIKGDKDE, encoded by the coding sequence ATGATTATTGAGGGAGAAGTAGTTTCAGGACTTGGAGAAGGGAGATATTTTTTATCCCTCCCTCCTTACAAAGAGATATTTAAGAAGATTCTTGGCTTTGAACCTTATGAGGGGACATTAAATTTAAAATTAGATAGAGAATTTGATATAAACAAATTTAAATATATTGAAACAGAGGATTTTGAATTTAATGGGAAAAGATTTTTTGGAGTTAAGGTTTTACCAATAAAAATATTAATAGGTAATAAAAAAATAGATGGGGCGATAGTTGTGCCGAAAAAAACATATCATAGTAGTGAGATTATAGAGATAATTGCCCCAATGAAACTTAGGGAGCAATTTAATTTAAAGGATGGAGATGTTATAAAAATACTAATTAAGGGAGATAAAGATGAATAA